A single window of Rhodococcus jostii RHA1 DNA harbors:
- a CDS encoding VOC family protein yields MKVTASALSLNVADPSASAEFAKSHLGFVEEMAAEGFVSLKRADVGFNLVFLKTGLETFKPARIAGDAGQGLLIALVVDGIDAEYERLQAEGVPIVTPIETEPWGERYFQMSDPNGVIIQLVEWM; encoded by the coding sequence ATGAAGGTCACCGCGAGCGCACTGTCGCTGAACGTCGCAGACCCCAGTGCGTCGGCCGAGTTCGCCAAGTCCCACCTGGGCTTCGTCGAGGAGATGGCCGCCGAGGGCTTCGTGTCACTGAAGCGTGCGGACGTGGGCTTCAACCTCGTCTTCCTGAAGACCGGACTGGAAACCTTCAAGCCTGCGCGGATCGCCGGTGACGCCGGCCAGGGGTTGCTGATCGCGCTCGTCGTCGACGGTATCGACGCCGAATACGAGCGACTGCAGGCGGAGGGCGTCCCGATCGTGACGCCCATCGAAACCGAGCCCTGGGGCGAACGCTACTTCCAGATGAGTGACCCCAACGGGGTGATCATCCAACTGGTCGAATGGATGTAG